From a single Staphylococcus epidermidis genomic region:
- a CDS encoding cell division protein FtsQ/DivIB — protein sequence MEENKNQPNKENMSNKDDNATHLNDSQRNEDLELFRRNKNARQRRRRRIDNQSKEKDATSTQSQLETKPMDKFIDNHKSHNQDKEIKSDLIEDNVNDENDNQKNINDKLNDRIVQETNESRQSTEDDEEFLLDHRSEQQPKASRHSKKHKLLSKFTSKKEKETSTSFNNNEKVTQIKPLSLEEKRAIRRKKQKRIQYTIITLLILIIVLILLYMFTPLSKISNVNVKGNNNVSTSKIKKELNVTSRSRMYTFSKNKAIRNLKQNPLIKEVDIHKQLPNTLTVNVTEYQIVGLEKNKDKYVPIIEDGKELTEYKDEVSHDGPIIDGFKGDKKTRIIKALSEMSPKVRNLIAEVSYAPTKNKQSRIKIFTKDNMQVIGDITTIADKMQYYPQMSQSLSRDDSGELKTNGYIDLSVGASFIPYQGSSTVQSGTEQNVTKSTQEENDAKEELQNVLNKINKQSKENN from the coding sequence ATGGAAGAGAATAAAAATCAACCTAATAAGGAGAATATGTCGAATAAAGACGATAATGCAACTCATTTGAATGACAGTCAAAGAAATGAAGACTTAGAGCTTTTTAGACGGAATAAAAACGCTCGCCAACGCAGAAGACGTCGTATAGATAACCAAAGTAAAGAAAAGGATGCTACGTCTACACAATCACAGTTAGAAACTAAACCAATGGATAAATTTATAGATAATCACAAGTCGCATAATCAAGACAAAGAAATAAAAAGTGACTTAATTGAAGATAATGTTAATGATGAAAACGACAATCAAAAAAATATTAATGATAAATTAAATGACCGTATTGTCCAAGAAACAAATGAAAGTCGTCAAAGTACTGAAGACGATGAGGAATTTCTACTTGATCATCGGAGTGAACAACAACCTAAAGCCTCTCGTCATTCTAAAAAGCATAAATTACTAAGTAAATTTACTTCTAAAAAAGAAAAGGAAACATCTACATCGTTCAATAATAATGAGAAGGTAACTCAAATTAAACCGCTTAGTTTAGAAGAAAAAAGAGCCATAAGACGTAAAAAGCAAAAAAGAATCCAATATACCATTATCACACTACTCATTCTTATCATTGTTCTCATTTTACTCTATATGTTTACACCACTGAGTAAAATATCAAATGTAAATGTTAAAGGTAATAACAACGTAAGTACGAGTAAAATAAAGAAAGAACTTAACGTTACTTCGCGATCACGAATGTATACTTTTAGTAAAAATAAAGCGATTAGGAACTTAAAACAGAATCCTTTAATCAAAGAAGTTGATATTCATAAACAATTACCAAACACGTTAACTGTCAACGTGACTGAGTACCAAATTGTCGGTTTAGAAAAAAATAAAGATAAATATGTGCCAATTATAGAAGATGGTAAAGAATTAACAGAATACAAAGATGAAGTGTCACATGATGGGCCTATCATTGATGGGTTCAAAGGAGACAAAAAAACACGAATTATAAAAGCTTTATCAGAAATGTCACCTAAAGTGAGAAACTTAATTGCAGAGGTGAGTTACGCACCAACTAAAAATAAACAAAGTCGCATAAAGATCTTCACCAAAGATAATATGCAAGTTATTGGTGACATTACAACGATTGCAGACAAAATGCAATATTATCCTCAAATGTCACAATCATTAAGCAGAGATGACTCTGGCGAACTTAAGACAAATGGCTATATTGATTTATCGGTTGGAGCGTCATTTATTCCTTATCAAGGTTCATCAACTGTTCAATCGGGTACAGAACAAAATGTAACCAAGTCAACACAAGAAGAAAATGATGC